In Chitinibacter sp. FCG-7, the genomic stretch CAATTGTTTGAGTTGATATAAGGTTGCTTTGTCCATGTGCAATCAGGCAAGTGTGTATAGTAAGATGGCAATGCGTTGAAATTATTTGATTGTGCAGAAAAAATGCGTCTGGATAAATGGCTGTGGGCAGCCCGCTTCTTCAAAACCCGCTCTATCGCCAGCTCGGCCATCGAAGCTGGACATGTTAACCTGAATGGCGAGCGGGCAAAACCAGCCAGACAACTCAAATTGGGCGATTGCCTGCTGATTCGCGCCCCACACGGCGAGTTTGAAGTCGAAGTCATGCAGCTGGCCGAACAACGCTGTGCAGCAGAACTGGCCAAAACCCGTTATACCGAAACAGCCCGCAGCGTCGAAAAACGGCAACGCGACGCATTTGCCAAAGCGCTGCAACCGAGTTTTGATCATCCGCAGATCAAAGGTCGGCCAACCAAAAAATGGCGCCGTCTATTAACGACGCTGGACCATTCCTGACCTAGAGTTAGAGAGCTCGCATGCCTATCTATACCAAAAGACTGATTTATTTTGTCGCACCCAATGCGCAGACCTTTGCTGAACTGGGGCGACAGCTACAGTTTTTCGGGTTTGAATTTATGGTATTCGAGCGCAATAGCGCCCTGCTGGCTGCGCTGTATACAGAAAAGCCCTCCATTGTGGTGCTTGACGAAAACGGGATGAGCGACAGCAGCGCCGAGCAATGTTTGCCCCTACTGAAAAAGCTGTTCAAAGGGCCGATATTTCTGGCCAATCTGGGCATTAATCTGGCCGAGCAGCTCGCTTTTTTGCGCACAGGCGTAACCGACTTCATCAGTTACCCGATTCATCTGCAGACGCTGATCGACCGGCTCGATCACCTTGAAGAGCTGGAACATATTCTGCCGTACAAGGTGCTGCTGGTGGATGACTCGGACACGGTTGCCAAATGGGCCAGCTCAACACTGAGCGGCGCGGGCATGATTGTTAAACATCTGGCCGATCCGCTCAAAATCATTGAATGGCTGGAGGAGTTTCACCCGGATATTCTGCTGCTGGATGTTTATATGCCCGAGTGCCAAGGCGATGAAATTGCCAAACTGATTCGCCAGCGGCCGCAGTTTGACTCGGTGCCGATTGTTTTTCTGTCCACAGAAACACACCGAGGTCGCCAGCTGATGGCTCGCAGCATGGGCGGAGACGATTTTCTGGTGAAAAACATGGAAGCGGATGAGCTGATTGCGGCAGTCAGCATTACCGCCGAGCGCTATCGCACACTTAGACGCTGGATGACCCGGGATAGCCTGACTGGTTTGCTCAATCACACCAACCTGATTGAAGCCCTAAGCCGTGAAGTCGCCCGGGCGCATAAAGAATCACGCCAGCTTTCGTACGCCATGATCGATATTGATCACTTCAAGCAGATCAATGATCGCTACGGCCACAGTGTCGGTGATCGCGTCATCAAAAGCCTCTCGCGTTTTCTGAAGCAATCGATGCCCAACGCCGATGTGGTCGGCCGCTACGGTGGCGAAGAGTTTGCGCTGATCTGGTCAGACCATACCCAGATCCGTGCGGCTCAAAGAACCGACGAGCTACGCGCCAAGTTTGCCGAGCTGGCACAAGCCAATACGGATGGCCATTTTGTCGCCACATTTAGCGCAGGCGTCGCCCAGCTGGAAGAAGGCATGAGCGCCCAAGAGCTGATCGATGCGGCAGACCAGGCGCTCTATCAGGCCAAAGCAGCAGGCCGCAACCAGATTGGTCTGGCGGCTAAAAAATAATCAACCTTCTCTGACGATCTCAATGCGCATTCACTACAGTATCAAACCTCTCGATCTCGCATCGCACCGTTTTACCGTTCAATTAACCATCACCCAGCCCGACCCGGCTGGGCAGATTCTGCAACTGCCGTGCTGGATACCGGGCAGTTACCTGATTCGTGAGTTTGCCCGCAATCTGGTG encodes the following:
- a CDS encoding RNA-binding S4 domain-containing protein; its protein translation is MRLDKWLWAARFFKTRSIASSAIEAGHVNLNGERAKPARQLKLGDCLLIRAPHGEFEVEVMQLAEQRCAAELAKTRYTETARSVEKRQRDAFAKALQPSFDHPQIKGRPTKKWRRLLTTLDHS
- a CDS encoding GGDEF domain-containing protein, coding for MPIYTKRLIYFVAPNAQTFAELGRQLQFFGFEFMVFERNSALLAALYTEKPSIVVLDENGMSDSSAEQCLPLLKKLFKGPIFLANLGINLAEQLAFLRTGVTDFISYPIHLQTLIDRLDHLEELEHILPYKVLLVDDSDTVAKWASSTLSGAGMIVKHLADPLKIIEWLEEFHPDILLLDVYMPECQGDEIAKLIRQRPQFDSVPIVFLSTETHRGRQLMARSMGGDDFLVKNMEADELIAAVSITAERYRTLRRWMTRDSLTGLLNHTNLIEALSREVARAHKESRQLSYAMIDIDHFKQINDRYGHSVGDRVIKSLSRFLKQSMPNADVVGRYGGEEFALIWSDHTQIRAAQRTDELRAKFAELAQANTDGHFVATFSAGVAQLEEGMSAQELIDAADQALYQAKAAGRNQIGLAAKK